One window of Prionailurus bengalensis isolate Pbe53 chromosome B1, Fcat_Pben_1.1_paternal_pri, whole genome shotgun sequence genomic DNA carries:
- the LOC122478710 gene encoding placenta-specific gene 8 protein-like, with the protein MNPVVSQPGYGTGGVMHSDWQSGVFDCCDDLGICLCGTFFPLCLSCQIASDMNECCLCGASVAMRTLYRTRYGIPGSICSDFLWLGCFPHCTLCQLKRDIEKRKAMNAF; encoded by the exons ATGAATCCCGTTGTTTCACAGCCAGGATATGGGACCGGGGGTGTGATGCATAGTGACTGGCAATCTGGCGTATTTGACTGCTGTGATGACCTGGGGATTT GCCTCTGTGGGACCTTCTTTCCCCTATGCCTTTCCTGTCAGATCGCCTCTGACATGAACGAATGCTGTCTGTGCGGAGCGAGTGTCGCCATGAGGACCTTGTATCGGACGCGATATGGCATCCCG GGATCTATTTGCAGTGATTTCCTATGGCTGGGATGTTTCCCTCATTGCACCCTTTGCCAACTCAAGCGAGatattgagaaaagaaaagcaatgaatgCTTTCTAA